In Cryptococcus gattii WM276 chromosome N, complete sequence, a single window of DNA contains:
- a CDS encoding Cytoplasm protein, putative (Similar to TIGR gene model, INSD accession AAW47030.1), giving the protein MPVPTLLSQVYTLFPTLTREQIDAARTSAWYDTFADITFPAKFIDLKELGEEEEFLRGRNRSSHFWKLTQTVYSIQPPPISTVSDSPPTPRSRSNSNGSGGSSSSSVAPVYHLPKLNAAVRQAVEQYNGAVFPKLNWTSPKDAAFILPQASSGPLYCSSPADIYLLLKSSDFISHDLDNERAYSGTQDPQIEENPKIELVLKKFESLNPSREIRCFVRNNMLVGITQRDMNFYDHLQPEEVRNKISRTVREFWEDEIRGNYEGGDDYVFDLYLSPNFDSVIIIDFQPYRESTDSLLFTYEELLSILQDALSTSDSESRPRLPIFKIIDSQAHPAVTRNAPTYQSNMMPLEMIEFSEGRNMAEFKEAWDEAVRMGMTE; this is encoded by the exons ATGCCGGTTCCGACTCTGTTGAGCCAAGTTTATACGCTCTTTCCTACCCTTACTCGCGAACAAATTGACGCTGCTCGTACTTCTGCGTGGTATGACACATTTGCAGACATCACCTTCCCGGCCAAGTTTATTGATCTCAAGGAACTGGgcgaagaggaagagttcttGAGA GGCCGAAATCGTTCCAGTCATTTTTGGAAGCTAACTCAAACCGTTTATAGCATTCAACCACCTCCTATATCTACGGTCTCGGACTCTCCACCTACACCTCGATCTCGCTCTAATTCCAATGGTAGTGGCGGCAGCTCCTCGTCTTCTGTTGCGCCCGTGTATCACCTCCCCAAACTCAATGCTGCTGTAAGGCAGGCTGTTGAGCAGTATAATGGTGCTGTATTCCCAAAGCTCAACTGGACCAGTCCAAAG GACGCCGCGTTCATCCTCCCCCAGGCGTCCTCAGGGCCATTATACTGCTCTTCCCCTGCGGACATATACCTACTCCTCAAATCTAGCGATTTCATCTCTCATGATCTTGATAACGAAAGGGCATATTCTGGGACTCAAGATCCACAAATTGAGGAGAATCCAAAGATTGAATTGGTCTTAAAGAAATTTGAGAGCCTCAATCCATCCAGGGAAATAAGATGTTTTGTACGGAACAACATGTTGGTTG GCATAACGCAGCGTGACATGAACTTTTATGATCACCTACAACCAGAAGAAGTACGCAATAAGATTTCTCGCACAGTGCGAGAATTCTGGGAGGACGAAATCCGGGGAAACTatgaaggaggagatgatT ATGTCTTTGATCTCTACTTATCTCCAAACTTCGATTCggtcatcatcatcgacTTTCAACCATACCGCGAGTCTACGGACTCTCTCCTGTTCACATACGAAGAGCTCCTTTCTATTCTTCAGGATGCTTTATCCACATCTGACTCTGAGTCTCGTCCCCGACTGCCAATCTTCAAAATTATTGACTCTCAAGCCCACCCTGCGGTTACGAGGAATGCCCCAACTTATCAGAGCAATATGATGCCTCTAGAGATGATTGAATTTAGTGAAGGTAGAAATATGGCAGAATTCAAGGAGGCATGGGATGAGGCCGTGAGGATGGGTATGACCGAATAG